The Brassica napus cultivar Da-Ae chromosome C7, Da-Ae, whole genome shotgun sequence genome has a segment encoding these proteins:
- the LOC106421989 gene encoding uncharacterized protein LOC106421989: MGAKWNSMIAVVFVVAMIMAMENISGETLPQCREDCIQGCATTGALPYQCLQSCYRGCRGLPPSIKAGAKG; the protein is encoded by the exons ATGGGTGCAAAATGGAACTCAATGATTGCAGTAGTTTTTGTGGTGGCGATGATAATGGCAATGGAAAATATCAGCGGAGAAACATTGCCACAATGCCGTGAAGATTGCATTCAAGGTTGTGCCACCACCGGCGCACTTCCGTACCAATGCCTCCAGAGTTGTTACCGTGGATGCCGCGGCTTACCACCTTCTATAAAAG CGGGAGCGAAGGGATAG
- the LOC125589996 gene encoding GTP-binding protein ERG-like isoform X2 — MKAFRSLRILISISRTETPYSKTHLPQNFIRRSYSAQPNLDEPTSVNGDSVFDGSQCSIEDPVKKPKQPNWDKGYRERVQRELFPQEKQSSEEEEEEEDSIDRSRILAKALLEAALESADDELGEGEVREEDQKSLNVGIIGPPNAGKSSLTNFMVGTKVAAASRKTNTTTHEVLGVLTKGDTQVCFFDTPGLMLKKSGYGYKDIKARVQNAWTSVDLFDVLIVMFDVHRHLTCPDSRVVRLITYMGEEANPKQKRILCMNKVDLVEKKKDLLKVAEEFQNLPAYERYFMISGLKGSGVRDLSQYLMDQAVTKPWEEDPFTMSEEVMKNISLEVVRERLLDHVHQEVPYGVEHRLVDWREQRDGSLRIEQHLITPKLSQRKILVGKSGSKIGRIGIEANEELRRIMNRKVHLILKEVEVLTDRVREG, encoded by the exons ATGAAAGCTTTTAGATCTCTACGAATTCTAATCTCCATCTCACGAACGGAGACACCTTACAGTAAAACCCATCTTCCTCAGAACTTCATCCGCCGGTCGTACTCGGCGCAGCCGAATCTAGACGAGCCCACTTCCGTCAACGGAGACTCTGTTTTCGATGGCAGTCAGTGCTCAATCGAAGATCCCGTGAAGAAGCCCAAACAACCCAATTGGGATAAAGGGTACAGAGAAAGAGTACAGAGAGAGCTGTTCCCACAAGAGAAACAGAGctccgaagaagaagaagaagaagaggatagTATTGATCGGTCGAGGATTCTCGCAAAGGCTCTCCTTGAGGCTGCTCTTGAATCAGCTGATGACGAACTCGGTGAAGGTGAGGTTAGAGAAGAAGACCAGAAGTCTCTTAACGTCGGAATCATCGGCCCACCAAACGCCGGCAAATCTTCCCTCACTAACTTCATG GTTGGAACAAAGGTTGCAGCTGCCTCACGGAAGACAAACACGACGACCCATGAAGTGTTGGGAGTGTTGACAAAAGGGGATACACAAGTT TGTTTCTTTGATACTCCTGGTTTAATGCTCAAGAAAAGCGGGTATGGTTACAAAGACATCAAGGCCCGTGTGCAAAATGCTTGGACTTCGGTTGATCTATTTGATGTCCTCATTGTTATGTTTGATGTCCACAGGCATCTCACCTG TCCGGATTCAAGAGTTGTACGCTTGATTACATACATGGGAGAGGAAGCAAATCCGAAACAGAAGCGCATTTTATGTATGAACAAAGTTGATTTAgttgagaagaagaaagatctaTTAAAGGTTGCTGAGGAGTTCCAAAATCTCCCGGCATATGAAAG GTACTTCATGATATCAGGACTAAAGGGATCTGGAGTCAGAGATCTCAGCCAATATTTAATGGACCAGGCAGTAACAAAGCCATGGGAGGAAGATCCATTCACAATGAGTGAAGAAGTGATGAAGAACATCTCTCTTGAAGTTGTTAGGGAGAGATTACTAGACCATGTTCATCAG GAAGTACCATATGGGGTGGAGCACCGTCTAGTGGACTGGAGAGAGCAGCGAGACGGGTCTCTGAGGATCGAACAGCATCTCATCACTCCTAAACTTAGCCAACGCAAGATTCTTGTGGGGAAGAGCGGTTCCAAGATCGG GAGGATAGGAATAGAGGCTAATGAAGAACTCAGGAGAATAATGAATCGTAAAGTTCATCTCATCCTCAAG GAAGTTGAAGTGTTGACTGATCGTGTCCGAGAAGGCTAA
- the LOC125589996 gene encoding GTP-binding protein ERG-like isoform X1, with product MKAFRSLRILISISRTETPYSKTHLPQNFIRRSYSAQPNLDEPTSVNGDSVFDGSQCSIEDPVKKPKQPNWDKGYRERVQRELFPQEKQSSEEEEEEEDSIDRSRILAKALLEAALESADDELGEGEVREEDQKSLNVGIIGPPNAGKSSLTNFMVGTKVAAASRKTNTTTHEVLGVLTKGDTQVCFFDTPGLMLKKSGYGYKDIKARVQNAWTSVDLFDVLIVMFDVHRHLTCPDSRVVRLITYMGEEANPKQKRILCMNKVDLVEKKKDLLKVAEEFQNLPAYERFLCSRYFMISGLKGSGVRDLSQYLMDQAVTKPWEEDPFTMSEEVMKNISLEVVRERLLDHVHQEVPYGVEHRLVDWREQRDGSLRIEQHLITPKLSQRKILVGKSGSKIGRIGIEANEELRRIMNRKVHLILKEVEVLTDRVREG from the exons ATGAAAGCTTTTAGATCTCTACGAATTCTAATCTCCATCTCACGAACGGAGACACCTTACAGTAAAACCCATCTTCCTCAGAACTTCATCCGCCGGTCGTACTCGGCGCAGCCGAATCTAGACGAGCCCACTTCCGTCAACGGAGACTCTGTTTTCGATGGCAGTCAGTGCTCAATCGAAGATCCCGTGAAGAAGCCCAAACAACCCAATTGGGATAAAGGGTACAGAGAAAGAGTACAGAGAGAGCTGTTCCCACAAGAGAAACAGAGctccgaagaagaagaagaagaagaggatagTATTGATCGGTCGAGGATTCTCGCAAAGGCTCTCCTTGAGGCTGCTCTTGAATCAGCTGATGACGAACTCGGTGAAGGTGAGGTTAGAGAAGAAGACCAGAAGTCTCTTAACGTCGGAATCATCGGCCCACCAAACGCCGGCAAATCTTCCCTCACTAACTTCATG GTTGGAACAAAGGTTGCAGCTGCCTCACGGAAGACAAACACGACGACCCATGAAGTGTTGGGAGTGTTGACAAAAGGGGATACACAAGTT TGTTTCTTTGATACTCCTGGTTTAATGCTCAAGAAAAGCGGGTATGGTTACAAAGACATCAAGGCCCGTGTGCAAAATGCTTGGACTTCGGTTGATCTATTTGATGTCCTCATTGTTATGTTTGATGTCCACAGGCATCTCACCTG TCCGGATTCAAGAGTTGTACGCTTGATTACATACATGGGAGAGGAAGCAAATCCGAAACAGAAGCGCATTTTATGTATGAACAAAGTTGATTTAgttgagaagaagaaagatctaTTAAAGGTTGCTGAGGAGTTCCAAAATCTCCCGGCATATGAAAG GTTCCTCTGTTCAAGGTACTTCATGATATCAGGACTAAAGGGATCTGGAGTCAGAGATCTCAGCCAATATTTAATGGACCAGGCAGTAACAAAGCCATGGGAGGAAGATCCATTCACAATGAGTGAAGAAGTGATGAAGAACATCTCTCTTGAAGTTGTTAGGGAGAGATTACTAGACCATGTTCATCAG GAAGTACCATATGGGGTGGAGCACCGTCTAGTGGACTGGAGAGAGCAGCGAGACGGGTCTCTGAGGATCGAACAGCATCTCATCACTCCTAAACTTAGCCAACGCAAGATTCTTGTGGGGAAGAGCGGTTCCAAGATCGG GAGGATAGGAATAGAGGCTAATGAAGAACTCAGGAGAATAATGAATCGTAAAGTTCATCTCATCCTCAAG GAAGTTGAAGTGTTGACTGATCGTGTCCGAGAAGGCTAA
- the LOC125589996 gene encoding GTP-binding protein ERG-like isoform X3 — MKAFRSLRILISISRTETPYSKTHLPQNFIRRSYSAQPNLDEPTSVNGDSVFDGSQCSIEDPVKKPKQPNWDKGYRERVQRELFPQEKQSSEEEEEEEDSIDRSRILAKALLEAALESADDELGEGEVREEDQKSLNVGIIGPPNAGKSSLTNFMVGTKVAAASRKTNTTTHEVLGVLTKGDTQVCFFDTPGLMLKKSGYGYKDIKARVQNAWTSVDLFDVLIVMFDVHRHLTCPDSRVVRLITYMGEEANPKQKRILCMNKVDLVEKKKDLLKVAEEFQNLPAYERYFMISGLKGSGVRDLSQYLMDQAVTKPWEEDPFTMSEEVMKNISLEVVRERLLDHVHQEVPYGVEHRLVDWREQRDGSLRIEQHLITPKLSQRKILVGKSGSKIGRIGIEANEELRRIMNRKVHLILKVLLK; from the exons ATGAAAGCTTTTAGATCTCTACGAATTCTAATCTCCATCTCACGAACGGAGACACCTTACAGTAAAACCCATCTTCCTCAGAACTTCATCCGCCGGTCGTACTCGGCGCAGCCGAATCTAGACGAGCCCACTTCCGTCAACGGAGACTCTGTTTTCGATGGCAGTCAGTGCTCAATCGAAGATCCCGTGAAGAAGCCCAAACAACCCAATTGGGATAAAGGGTACAGAGAAAGAGTACAGAGAGAGCTGTTCCCACAAGAGAAACAGAGctccgaagaagaagaagaagaagaggatagTATTGATCGGTCGAGGATTCTCGCAAAGGCTCTCCTTGAGGCTGCTCTTGAATCAGCTGATGACGAACTCGGTGAAGGTGAGGTTAGAGAAGAAGACCAGAAGTCTCTTAACGTCGGAATCATCGGCCCACCAAACGCCGGCAAATCTTCCCTCACTAACTTCATG GTTGGAACAAAGGTTGCAGCTGCCTCACGGAAGACAAACACGACGACCCATGAAGTGTTGGGAGTGTTGACAAAAGGGGATACACAAGTT TGTTTCTTTGATACTCCTGGTTTAATGCTCAAGAAAAGCGGGTATGGTTACAAAGACATCAAGGCCCGTGTGCAAAATGCTTGGACTTCGGTTGATCTATTTGATGTCCTCATTGTTATGTTTGATGTCCACAGGCATCTCACCTG TCCGGATTCAAGAGTTGTACGCTTGATTACATACATGGGAGAGGAAGCAAATCCGAAACAGAAGCGCATTTTATGTATGAACAAAGTTGATTTAgttgagaagaagaaagatctaTTAAAGGTTGCTGAGGAGTTCCAAAATCTCCCGGCATATGAAAG GTACTTCATGATATCAGGACTAAAGGGATCTGGAGTCAGAGATCTCAGCCAATATTTAATGGACCAGGCAGTAACAAAGCCATGGGAGGAAGATCCATTCACAATGAGTGAAGAAGTGATGAAGAACATCTCTCTTGAAGTTGTTAGGGAGAGATTACTAGACCATGTTCATCAG GAAGTACCATATGGGGTGGAGCACCGTCTAGTGGACTGGAGAGAGCAGCGAGACGGGTCTCTGAGGATCGAACAGCATCTCATCACTCCTAAACTTAGCCAACGCAAGATTCTTGTGGGGAAGAGCGGTTCCAAGATCGG GAGGATAGGAATAGAGGCTAATGAAGAACTCAGGAGAATAATGAATCGTAAAGTTCATCTCATCCTCAAGGTATTGCTCAAGTGA
- the BNAC07G08670D gene encoding uncharacterized protein BNAC07G08670D, which produces MAKSMRCKRVKRLRAIRREIVEKEAFTLTRDDAKSAAIEAALAAPKLPVRQPPPSPFMEVVSSTTESASASGTIANDSDVEMDGEKHNKSLKPIGRRLKKKFKMGMKNRRSKGFLRGKRV; this is translated from the exons ATGGCGAAATCTATGAGATGCAAGAGGGTGAAGAGATTGAGAGCTATAAGAAGAGAAATAGTGGAGAAGGAAGCATTCACCCTAACGAGAGACGACGCCAAATCCGCCGCCATCGAAGCCGCACTCGCCGCCCCCAAGTTACCGGTTCGTCAACCACCACCTTCTCCGTTCATGGAAGTTGTCTCGTCTACCACCGAGTCCGCCTCTGCCTCCGGTACTATCGCTAACGATTCAG ATGTGGAAATGGATGGTGAGAAGCATAACAAGTCTCTAAAACCCATCGGGAGGAGGCTGAAGAAGAAGTTTAAGATGGGGATGAAGAATCGTCGCAGCAAGGGTTTCCTTCGAGGCAAGCGTGTCTAA